A single window of Lacerta agilis isolate rLacAgi1 chromosome 12, rLacAgi1.pri, whole genome shotgun sequence DNA harbors:
- the XIRP1 gene encoding xin actin-binding repeat-containing protein 1, which yields MAEAHNEKSSKANIKSDEDLLPPPLPQDSASAAPSAPANQDTNPLPPPPPKESFSRFYQQRQVNELKRLYRHMHPELRKNLEEAVSEDLAEMLSTDDPGAQAVVNLDAVLPGEVQSMRWIFENWTLDSIGEHQATKKLTEEEGIPSGDVKNRSMKFESQPFNGDNLVPSAQASEKQHAKGDVHTARWLFETQPLDSLNKMYLDETDLQEAVLKEPVQRGDVKGAARLFETHSLDALGRCSSVEEQNILQLKSEIQELKGDVQKTIKLFQTEPLCAIRDKTGNMHEIKSVCREEIQSNAVKTARWLFETQPLDTINKDTSKVQVIRGISLEEVAQGNVSGAKWMFETQPLDAIKEITVEETDFKASPDLIQGTDVSKQCLLFETQPLDALKGEASDSIPAKEEVIKGDVKSTLWLFETQPMEMLKDDFEVGHLKKVELSEEEKGAVRQTKHVFETCPLGSISKTPPEDSSATSVQEVEKGDVKAFKSLFETLPLDSIRQASTEEAIKEGEEIVPGNVKANQLLFETTPLYAIKDSFGNFHKVTSVSREEEVVGGDVKSYKWMFETKPLDQFDDSIQKVDLIKGITKQEVVAGNVETAKWLFETQTINVIHSQMNQAEQKVSEKGDPSQGGDVKTCRWLFETRPMDTLYEKEEKKKKQDGEEPVPRGDVKSCTWMFETQPLDSLKGQEEQYLQVSKTYCQDELQGVDVKTARHLFETEPLINNVTSNADSKKIIRYSSRVEIQSGEVSRVKEFFEAKPLDSAGKSSPSVKAIDIPADGNIEAGAVHKFTWLFENCPMDTLKSSTEGIQEVPPEKDIRGGDVGGKRFVFETYSLDQIHDKENEMQIKKIQEETMNKDSVKSCTMLFETQPLYAIQDRDGGYHEVTSVKKEEIMKGDVKGARWQFETKPLDQIKKDEEVFVIRAVTQEDVKKGDVQTARWRFETEPLDSIADEKRPVLKTVDDVPKGDVQSNKQLFESEQVSRKKYVRMVSVSDVKQGDVRTSTWLFENQPIDSLRGESESTSSLNTVQREDIAKGDVKRCTWLFETQPMDSLKDTEASASAEPQELVPQADVKSTTWLFESTPLDKLSASQHCTEAEVRERTIKDTLDVLFSYQVIQHDGILIEANDIESVKMAKYQLGSQGAPEIQKEEVMGGNLQRILMRLLQRPNVESQGVLVQEKESGDIKISAVQLLESGKAEKNQEELSSNAAKALQEVLSQDTSSKKGVVMQETQMGSANLTIYSLLPRVAQQQQFVKGDVKSTIGNLLASAQEQRATATVRREDNERGNVQLYTSCIEKGDLDYLKNLQRDSEIEGLVSSQAKEEPLKTVEEVRVSPAQLQEEKTVTAAAAADIVLGNSSGAKREVLCESKEGTLERKVMNASDLGSSAHWLAQTPPPVIVKEGLVSGGVNLPVQSVQKAQNGSHRVAREEQIILGNRKEGTADTTTTTTTTKVADQKDNTAGVTHCSTVGEASQPAAQPKTQVLGSDLQAAMQSLRLATAEAQSLQHQVQSKLQKTTGEIQLSPAQPQSVAANTEGCVAAKQQQQQASNVTFLRVQEASRSHASVSKKTMVSHAKVSASEEVQGGALPSAAAPSADLSIKDGLYTATPVKPYVNPFAESDYKEHSSVPEEREQEAIIRGDVKTAIRALQSAATEQRQVDKEDVVRGNLKAALESLEKSNVNVSKGDFKAAMIYRNAGLSHSSCKKKQESQAVSSQAAAVAASGSQALNDFPPPPPPVSASVTAECSSPPPAKLREAEAVESCLPTPPHVPQTLPPPPAKPSNQSPLEKPQLPPKPDVLAPPRKKPVPPPKPDFLLKEAPPHPPCCKKGQSGKAVPPFPPPKPPAATEQNKPTASPANQARAPGEADAWKKSACGEDSTGCPVPTIATDVAFEKRATKCTVKTPLQVAEEKYKAKKEDQSKVEASSSEEIKNGSVACQGGNCHPTTHIQASLELCQQEKTCLLPGKQDSLSPLGCPMGLPNLEGQRKPYLSATCEANILRKGTVTAHVSSSKIEKAAVIGASATKRTSPRAQEETPETPGSMSSKSKRFFKGHQSVSSRGLGEPEAKAEQETGKEKPAVVMREKACRETEDERRKRLSVHKEEIMKGNVKEAMEIFENLRRQEELQEILTRVKEFEEETSKVDVKALRSLFEDVPDWVAYHKAHLAKQPKAEKAEQMKEAREDADSVSSVELAFEDLERASAEIIHLKEQTLSRLLDIEETIRKALLSISSLKSESDIAGLSGLLKESLGSTQSLAAGNNIRKISIVSSKARQERGEAERRHEVPKVELGVPCIVQPRATSPSSPSYISIQSAARKTAESPKMARSSSSNYLDRAAERDTFAQDIFSSLPRHSVRSDGCNLTFSEGEHELIKMKKGGSLIKQQYLRSPDHLQHHLSSNGDQERENQGGVAPLSSLSPSNPRRQKSILELQTSPDGSKLYGATRTVTEQYEEVDQFGNKIITSSTTVTKQSETQTSSTCDMVSCPTRYEVTASPILRRYLNSPAEDFHSNGGNQETGVVYVTFSNSKPAKK from the coding sequence ATGGCAGAAGCTCACAACGAAAAGTCTTCTAAGGCAAACATCAAGTCGGATGAGGATTTGCTCCCACCTCCTCTACCCCAGGATTCTGCCTCAGCCGCACCCTCCGCTCCCGCGAATCAGGATACTAACCCactgcctccacctcctcccaagGAGTCCTTCTCCAGGTTCTACCAGCAGCGTCAGGTGAATGAGCTGAAGAGACTTTACCGCCACATGCATCCAGAGTTGAGGAAAAATCTGGAAGAGGCTGTGTCAGAGGACCTGGCAGAGATGCTGAGTACTGACGACCCCGGCGCACAGGCCGTAGTTAATCTAGACGCAGTGCTTCCAGGAGAGGTACAATCCATGCGCTGGATCTTTGAGAACTGGACACTGGACTCCATTGGAGAGCATCAAGCCACCAAGAAGCTGACGGAGGAGGAAGGCATCCCGAGCGGAGACGTGAAGAACAGGTCCATGAAGTTTGAAAGCCAGCCGTTCAACGGAGACAACCTGGTCCCTTCGGCCCAGGCATCTGAGAAGCAACATGCCAAAGGGGATGTACACACGGCTCGGTGGTTGTTTGAAACCCAGCCGTTAGACTCCTTGAACAAAATGTATTTGGACGAGACCGACTTGCAAGAGGCAGTCCTCAAAGAGCCCGTGCAGAGAGGGGATGTGAAGGGGGCTGCCCGGCTCTTTGAAACCCATTCCTTAGACGCCTTGGGCCGCTGCAGTTCGGTGGAGGAGCAGAACATCTTGCAGCTGAAGTCGGAGATTCAAGAGCTCAAAGGTGACGTCCAGAAAACCATCAAGCTCTTCCAAACCGAGCCCCTCTGCGCCATCAGGGACAAAACAGGAAACATGCACGAGATCAAGTCTGTCTGCAGAGAGGAAATACAGAGCAACGCCGTGAAGACGGCCCGCTGGCTCTTTGAGACCCAGCCTCTGGACACGATCAACAAGGACACCTCCAAAGTACAAGTCATCCGAGGGATATCGCTGGAGGAGGTGGCCCAGGGGAACGTCAGCGGAGCCAAATGGATGTTCGAGACGCAGCCCCTGGATGCCATAAAGGAAATTACCGTGGAAGAAACAGACTTCAAGGCTTCTCCAGACCTTATCCAAGGGACCGATGTTAGTAAGCAGTGCCTCCTTTTTGAGACTCAGCCTCTCGACGCCCTGAAAGGAGAAGCCTCAGACAGCATCCCAGCCAAGGAAGAAGTTATCAAAGGGGACGTGAAGTCAACCCTTTGGCTGTTCGAAACCCAGCCGATGGAGATGCTGAAGGACGACTTCGAAGTGGGTCATTTGAAGAAAGTAGAGCTttcagaggaggagaaaggagcggTGAGGCAAACAAAGCACGTCTTCGAGACCTGTCCTTTGGGCAGCATCTCCAAAACTCCACCTGAGGACTCCTCGGCCACTAGTGTACAAGAGGTGGAGAAAGGAGACGTGAAGGCCTTCAAGAGCCTCTTTGAGACCCTCCCTTTAGATAGCATTAGGCAAGCGAGCACAGAGGAGGCTatcaaggaaggagaggaaatagtTCCAGGGAACGTCAAAGCCAATCAGCTGCTGTTTGAGACGACGCCTCTGTACGCCATCAAGGACAGCTTTGGAAACTTCCACAAAGTCACCTCTGTGAGCAGAGAAGAGGAAGTTGTGGGCGGAGATGTCAAGAGCTACAAGTGGATGTTTGAGACCAAGCCCTTGGACCAGTTTGACGACAGCATCCAAAAAGTGGACCTTATCAAGGGGATCACTAAGCAGGAGGTGGTTGCCGGGAACGTGGAGACAGCCAAGTGGCTCTTTGAGACGCAGACCATCAATGTCATCCACAGTCAGATGAACCAGGCAGAGCAGAAGGTCTCTGAGAAAGGAGACCCTTCCCAAGGGGGTGACGTGAAGACCTGTAGGTGGTTGTTTGAGACACGCCCAATGGACACCCTGTAtgagaaagaggagaagaagaagaagcaggatgGAGAAGAGCCTGTGCCACGAGGAGATGTCAAGTCGTGCACGTGGATGTTCGAAACACAGCCCTTGGATTCCCTGAAAGGCCAGGAGGAACAATATCTGCAGGTCAGCAAGACCTATTGCCAGGACGAATTGCAAGGGGTGGATGTGAAAACAGCCAGGCACCTGTTTGAGACGGAACCCTTAATCAATAACGTCACTAGTAATGCAGATTCAAAGAAAATAATCCGGTACTCCAGCCGTGTGGAGATCCAGTCCGGAGAAGTGTCCAGGGTGAAGGAGTTTTTTGAAGCGAAGCCCTTAGATTCAGCTGGTAAGTCCAGCCCGTCCGTGAAGGCAATCGATATCCCAGCAGATGGGAACATTGAGGCAGGGGCAGTGCACAAGTTTACCTGGCTCTTTGAAAACTGCCCCATGGATACCTTGAAAAGCAGCACGGAGGGCATTCAAGAGGTGCCCCCCGAAAAGGACATCCGGGGTGGAGATGTCGGGGGCAAGAGATTCGTCTTCGAAACCTACTCCCTAGATCAGATCCACGACAAAGAGAACGAGATGCAAATCAAGAAAATCCAGGAAGAGACCATGAACAAGGACAGCGTCAAGTCCTGCACGATGCTGTTTGAAACACAGCCTCTCTACGCCATCCAGGACAGAGACGGGGGATACCACGAAGTCACATCTGTGAAGAAGGAAGAAATCATGAAAGGGGACGTGAAAGGCGCCCGGTGGCAGTTTGAGACCAAACCCTTGGACCAGATCAAGAAAGACGAAGAGGTGTTTGTGATCAGGGCTGTTACCCAAGAGGACGTCAAGAAGGGAGATGTCCAAACAGCCAGGTGGAGGTTTGAAACGGAGCCTCTGGATTCCATCGCTGATGAAAAGAGGCCTGTCTTGAAAACCGTTGACGACGTGCCGAAGGGAGATGTCCAGTCCAACAAGCAACTCTTTGAATCAGAGCAAGTGAGTCGAAAGAAGTATGTGAGGATGGTCAGTGTCAGCGATGTCAAGCAAGGAGATGTGAGGACATCCACCTGGCTTTTTGAAAACCAGCCTATTGACTCCCTCAGAGGAGAATCTGAAAGCACCTCCAGCCTGAACACGGTACAGAGGGAGGACATTGCCAAAGGGGACGTGAAACGCTGCACGTGGCTGTTTGAGACTCAGCCCATGGACAGCCTCAAGGACACAGAGGCTTCCGCGAGCGCCGAGCCCCAAGAGCTGGTCCCTCAGGCCGACGTGAAGAGCACCACGTGGTTGTTTGAAAGCACTCCTCTGGACAAGCTCAGCGCTTCTCAACACTGCACAGAAGCAGAAGTTAGGGAGAGAACCATAAAGGACACTTTGGACGTTCTCTTCTCCTACCAAGTGATCCAACACGATGGCATCCTTATCGAAGCCAACGACATTGAGAGCGTCAAGATGGCCAAGTATCAACTCGGCAGTCAAGGAGCCCCCGAAATCCAAAAGGAAGAGGTCATGGGAGGCAACCTGCAAAGGATCTTGATGCGGCTGCTTCAGAGGCCCAACGTGGAGAGCCAGGGGGTTTTGGTGCAGGAAAAAGAGAGCGGGGATATCAAAATCAGTGCAGTGCAGCTATTGGAGTCTGGCAAGGCTGAAAAGAACCAAGAGGAGTTGAGCAGCAATGCGGCAAAGGCTCTCCAAGAAGTTCTTAGCCAAGACACCTCAAGCAAGAAAGGGGTCGTTATGCAGGAGACACAAATGGGGTCGGCAAACTTGACCATCTACTCTCTCCTTCCCCGCGTTGCTCAACAGCAGCAGTTTGTCAAGGGGGATGTCAAGTCGACGATTGGGAACCTGCTGGCTTCTGCCCAGGAGCAGAGGGCAACGGCGACCGTCCGAAGAGAGGACAATGAGAGAGGCAATGTCCAGCTGTACACCAGCTGCATCGAAAAGGGAGACCTGGATTACTTAAAGAACCTCCAAAGGGATTCCGAGATAGAGGGCCTGGTTTCCTCGCAAGCAAAAGAGGAGCCCCTGAAAACGGTGGAAGAGGTCAGAGTATCTCCTgcccagctgcaggaggaaaaaactgtgacagcagcagcagcagcagacattgTGCTGGGGAATAGCAGTGGGGCTAAGCGAGAGGTCTTATGTGAGAGCAAAGAAGGTACATTAGAAAGGAAAGTGATGAATGCAAGTGACCTAGGTTCCTCTGCGCACTGGCTTGCGCAAACCCCACCCCCTGTGATAGTCAAAGAAGGTCTCGTTTCTGGGGGTGTTAATTTGCCCGTGCAGTCAGTGCAAAAGGCACAGAATGGTAGCCACAGGGTAGCCAGAGAAGAACAAATTATCTTGGGCAACAGGAAAGAGGGCACAGCCgacaccacaaccaccaccaccaccaccaaagtggCAGATCAGAAGGATAATACAGCTGGGGTGACCCACTGTTCCACGGTAGGGGAAGCCAGCCAGCCGGCGGCACAGCCCAAAACGCAGGTTCTGGGGAGCGACCTTCAAGCAGCGATGCAAAGCCTACGGCTAGCCACAGCAGAGGCCCAAAGCCTCCAGCACCAAGTCCAGAGCAAGTTGCAAAAGACGACCGGAGAGATTCAGCTGAGCCCCGCACAGCCCCAATCCGTTGCAGCAAACACAGAGGGCTGTGTGGccgccaagcagcagcagcagcaagcgagCAACGTCACCTTCCTCAGAGTGCAGGAGGCCTCCAGGTCCCATGCAAGCGTGTCTAAGAAGACCATGGTGTCCCACGCAAAGGTCAGTGCTTCCGAGGAAGTCCAGGGAGGTGCCCTGCCCTCTGCAGCTGCGCCTAGTGCAGACCTTAGTATTAAGGACGGCCTGTATACTGCCACGCCAGTGAAGCCCTATGTAAACCCATTTGCCGAGTCTGATTACAAAGAGCACTCTTCCGTTCCAGAAGAACGAGAGCAAGAGGCGATAATCAGAGGGGATGTAAAGACAGCTATCCGAGCCCTCCAGAGTGCCGCCACAGAACAGAGGCAAGTAGACAAGGAGGACGTTGTCCGCGGCAACTTAAAAGCCGCGCTCGAGTCCCTGGAGAAGTCTAACGTTAATGTCTCCAAAGGAGATTTTAAAGCGGCTATGATATACAGGAATGCAGGGCTGTCCCATTCCAGTTGTAAAAAGAAACAGGAGTCTCAGGCTGTTAGTAGTCAGGCAGCTGCTGTAGCGGCTTCAGGCTCGCAAGCTCTTAatgactttcctcctcctcctcctccagtttcAGCTTCAGTGACGGCCGAATGCAGCTCGCCACCCCCAGCCaaactgagagaagcagaggctgTAGAGAGTTGCCTACCCACACCACCCCACGTTCCTCAgactctccctcctccacccGCCAAGCCCAGCAACCAGAGTCCTTTAGAGAAGCCGCAACTTCCCCCCAAGCCAGACGTTCTCGCCCCACCCAGGAAGAAACCTGTCCCACCTCCGAAACCAGACTTCCTTTTGAAGGAAGCACCGCCCCACCCTCCCTGCTGCAAGAAAGGGCAGTCGGGGAAAGCGGtgcctccctttcccccacccaaaCCTCCAGCCGCAACTGAGCAGAACAAACCTACGGCTTCCCCCGCAAACCAAGCCAGGGCACCTGGGGAGGCTGACGCATGGAAGAAATCTGCCTGCGGAGAGGATTCGACAGGTTGCCCCGTGCCGACTATCGCCACAGACGTCGCTTTTGAGAAAAGGGCCACGAAATGTACCGTCAAGACTCCTCTGCAAGTAGCAGAAGAAAAATATAAGGCAAAGAAGGAAGACCAAAGCAAAGTGGAAGCGTCTTCATCAGAGGAGATTAAAAATGGGTCAGTTGCCTGCCAAGGAGGGAACTGCCACCCTACTACCCATATCCAAGCATCCCTGGAGTTGTGCCAGCAAGAAAAGACTTGTTTGTTGCCTGGCAAGCAAGATTCCCTCTCGCCTCTTGGATGCCCAATGGGTCTTCCTAACTTGGAAGGTCAGAGGAAGCCATATCTCTCTGCAACGTGCGAGGCCAATATTCTCAGAAAAGGAACCGTCACAGCCCATGTCTCCTCATCGAAGATAGAAAAGGCAGCCGTCATCGGAGCCTCTGCTACAAAGAGAACGAGTCCAAGGGCACAAGAAGAGACACCAGAAACTCCCGGTTCAATGTCTTCAAAATCAAAACGGTTCTTTAAAGGGCACCAGTCTGTGAGCAGCAGGGGGTTAGGAGAACCGGAAGCGAAGGCTGAACAAGAGACGGGGAAGGAAAAACCAGCCGTGGTCATGCGTGAGAAAGCGTGCAGAGAAACCGAAGACGAGCGTCGCAAGAGGCTGTCTGTTCACAAGGAGGAGATCATGAAAGGGAACGTCAAGGAAGCCATGGAGATATTTGAGAACCTGCGAAGGCAAGAGGAGCTGCAGGAAATCTTAACCCGAGTGAAGGAGTTTGAGGAGGAAACCTCCAAGGTGGATGTGAAAGCCTTGAGAAGCCTCTTCGAGGACGTCCCTGACTGGGTGGCGTATCACAAAGCTCACCTGGCGAAACAGCCTAAGGCGGAGAAAGCTGAGCAGATGAAGGAAGCACGTGAAGATGCCGACAGCGTTTCGTCGGTGGAGTTAGCCTTTGAAGATCTAGAGAGAGCCAGTGCTGAGATCATTCATCTAAAGGAGCAGACACTGAGCAGGCTGCTAGACATTGAAGAGACCATCAGGAAAGCCCTGTTGTCTATTTCCAGCCTGAAATCCGAATCAGACATAGCTGGGCTCTCAGGACTTCTCAAGGAGTCTCTTGGGAGTACCCAGAGCCTTGCAGCCGGCAACAACATCCGCAAGATCAGCATCGTCTCCAGCAAAGCCAGACAGGAGAGAGGGGAAGCGGAAAGGAGGCACGAGGTGCCCAAAGTGGAGCTAGGGGTCCCCTGCATCGTTCAGCCTCGAGCGacttctccttcttccccttcCTACATCTCCATTCAGTCTGCTGCACGGAAGACTGCAGAATCCCCCAAAATGGCGCGTTCCTCTTCCTCAAACTACTTGGACAGGGCAGCAGAAAGGGACACGTTCGCTCAGGATATTTTTAGCTCCTTGCCACGTCACTCGGTGAGGTCCGACGGCTGCAACTTGACTTTCAGTGAAGGTGAGCATGAGCTCATCAAGATGAAAAAAGGAGGGAGCTTAATTAAGCAGCAGTATCTGCGTAGTCCTGACCATCTCCAACATCACCTTAGCAGCAATGGTGATCAGGAACGGGAGAACCAAGGAGGAGTAGCTCCCCTGAGCTCTTTAAGCCCATCAAATCCAAGAAGGCAGAAAAGCATACTAGAACTTCAGACAAGTCCCGACGGATCCAAGCTCTATGGGGCTACTCGAACCGTAACGGAACAGTATGAGGAGGTGGACCAGTTTGGAAACAAAATAATCACTTCCTCCACCACCGTTACCAAACAGTCAGAGACTCAGACCTCCTCCACATGCGACATGGTCTCATGCCCTACTAGATATGAAGTGACGGCCTCTCCAATCCTTCGCCGGTACCTGAACAGCCCAGCAGAAGACTTCCACTCAAACGGAGGCAACCAGGAAACAGGGGTGGTCTATGTCACTTTCAGCAACTCCAAGCCTGCCAAAAAATGA